A region of Deltaproteobacteria bacterium DNA encodes the following proteins:
- a CDS encoding sulfotransferase, producing the protein MTTPATHPDLVYILCPSYHGATLLSLLLNNHPEVLALGDTIPTRSFDQLCLCKKLISECAFWREALDAARADRFAAESRFLPPLPRLAAGERSNLVANLALASLAAVPPLRRSLVGSLTALSSYLDAYECFRRVTLRRAGARVFVDGQKSWPIPLVVHGLTGRPISILHLTRDPRAFAYSMLQRKRATPEFAARGWVRQHRLIAAVGHIAARRRGVLQVRYEDLAQAPRETMARVFSFLGLPDAEVVRTPVDGEKGHLIGNKMKKTFDGTIELDVRWKDGLSEADTRRIVQISTTMMRRLGYLH; encoded by the coding sequence ATGACGACCCCCGCCACTCACCCGGATCTCGTCTACATCCTCTGCCCTTCGTACCACGGAGCCACGCTCCTCTCGCTCCTGCTGAACAACCACCCCGAGGTGCTCGCCCTCGGCGACACGATCCCCACACGGTCCTTCGACCAGCTCTGCCTCTGCAAGAAGCTCATCAGCGAGTGCGCCTTCTGGCGGGAAGCCCTCGATGCGGCCCGCGCCGATCGCTTCGCCGCGGAGTCACGATTCCTGCCGCCGCTCCCCCGCCTGGCCGCTGGTGAGCGGTCGAACCTCGTCGCCAACCTCGCGCTGGCCTCGCTCGCCGCCGTCCCGCCGCTCCGCCGGAGCCTCGTGGGGAGCCTGACGGCGCTCTCCTCCTATCTCGACGCCTACGAATGCTTCCGCCGTGTGACCCTGCGCAGGGCAGGCGCGCGGGTATTCGTGGACGGCCAGAAGAGCTGGCCGATCCCGCTGGTCGTACACGGGCTGACGGGCCGGCCGATCTCGATCCTTCACCTGACCCGGGATCCGCGAGCGTTCGCCTACTCGATGCTGCAGCGAAAACGCGCCACCCCGGAATTCGCCGCGAGGGGCTGGGTTCGACAACACCGGTTGATAGCGGCCGTCGGCCACATAGCTGCCAGGCGGAGGGGAGTTCTCCAGGTCCGCTACGAGGATCTCGCGCAGGCACCGCGCGAGACGATGGCCAGGGTGTTCTCGTTCCTCGGCCTCCCTGACGCGGAGGTGGTCCGGACACCCGTCGACGGGGAGAAGGGGCATCTCATCGGGAACAAGATGAAGAAGACCTTCGACGGGACGATCGAGCTCGACGTGAGATGGAAGGACGGCCTCTCGGAAGCGGATACCCGGCGGATCGTCCAGATCTCGACGACGATGATGAGGCGCCTCGGCTACCTGCACTGA
- a CDS encoding glycosyltransferase family 1 protein, with translation MNGRRILIDGSMARSGGGATYVRNLVPRLAALRPEDRFRLWLREEHLAAALPPLANLEVEVLPEVAWTGRMRFLVLHAAERARRWGADLYFSTAEYAPPRPPCPAIASFRNPNVFSRLDLGWPLRQRARLFVLRRLASHSARVCARILFVSADSAGWIGDEVGLPPERRAVVPHGIDLEAWSRASVAPQRLAGGRPYLLSVSSVYRYKNYVRLIEAWSQVARRRPDAPDLVIIGDEPDRAHRRDMEAARAATGALAQRTHLLGEVPYAEIRGWYAGACGFVFPSFLETFGHPLIEAMAMELPIVAAEIGVFREIAADCVLGADPHDTGALAAAMESLLADPSLARDLAARGRRRAGGFSWDRSARLHADLLSDVLAAP, from the coding sequence ATGAACGGCCGGCGGATCCTGATCGACGGCTCGATGGCGCGCAGCGGAGGCGGCGCCACCTATGTGCGCAATCTCGTGCCGCGCCTGGCCGCGCTGCGTCCCGAGGATCGCTTCCGCCTGTGGCTCCGCGAGGAGCACCTGGCCGCGGCGCTCCCGCCGCTCGCGAACCTCGAGGTGGAGGTGCTCCCCGAGGTCGCCTGGACGGGCCGGATGCGGTTCCTCGTGCTGCACGCGGCGGAGCGTGCTCGCAGGTGGGGTGCGGACCTCTACTTCTCGACGGCCGAGTACGCGCCGCCCCGTCCCCCCTGTCCCGCGATCGCGAGCTTCCGGAACCCGAACGTCTTCTCCCGCCTCGACCTCGGCTGGCCCCTCCGGCAGCGCGCGCGGCTGTTCGTCCTGCGCCGGCTGGCCAGCCACTCGGCGCGGGTCTGCGCACGCATCCTGTTCGTGAGCGCCGACTCGGCGGGCTGGATCGGCGACGAGGTCGGGCTCCCGCCCGAGCGGCGTGCCGTCGTGCCGCACGGCATCGACCTGGAGGCCTGGTCGCGAGCGAGTGTCGCGCCGCAGCGGCTGGCGGGCGGCCGGCCGTACCTGCTCTCGGTGAGCTCGGTCTATCGCTACAAGAACTACGTGCGGTTGATCGAGGCCTGGTCGCAGGTCGCCCGCCGGCGGCCGGATGCCCCCGACCTCGTGATCATCGGCGACGAGCCCGACCGCGCGCATCGCCGGGACATGGAGGCAGCGCGCGCTGCGACCGGCGCTCTTGCGCAGCGCACCCACCTGCTCGGCGAGGTGCCCTACGCCGAGATCCGGGGCTGGTATGCCGGAGCGTGCGGCTTCGTGTTCCCGTCCTTCCTGGAGACCTTCGGCCATCCGCTGATCGAGGCGATGGCGATGGAGCTGCCGATCGTCGCCGCCGAGATCGGCGTGTTCCGCGAGATCGCGGCCGATTGCGTTCTCGGGGCGGACCCGCACGACACCGGCGCCCTCGCGGCGGCGATGGAATCGCTCCTGGCGGACCCCTCCTTGGCCCGCGACCTGGCCGCCCGAGGACGGCGGCGCGCGGGCGGCTTCTCGTGGGATCGTTCGGCACGGCTGCACGCGGACCTGCTCAGCGATGTCCTGGCGGCGCCGTGA
- a CDS encoding DUF362 domain-containing protein, with product MIRAGLSRTEPSYRSLAAPWGPGKAYPEIASLLGEAGGAGPFNHVYAAVRSVLLALGLDAGRFDSPQWNPLGALVHRGGRIVLKPNFIRHWNPCEEGSIESVITHGSIVRAVADYAFLAAGAEGSVVVAEAPQQDCDFDRIRAVTGLDAIVRFYEETLQRELEVIDLRREAVVFRDGVIVERQPLPGDPAGYRAVDLGERSFFTGSGLDPIRFRGADYDPGVTVDHHRGGRNAYLLSETVLSSDLIVNLPKLKTHKKTGVTLALKNLVGINGDKNWLPHHSLGAPGEGGDEYPGGRWIDRARSRAIELARPLLQRGQALPWFRAARRLESATRGDDFVRSGNWYGNRTTWRMCCDLNRCLYYSDAQGLHLGAPAPVRTVLTVIDGIVAGQGGGPLAPQDVPLGAVIAATDPVAADLVAVRLMGFDERKLPKIWEAIQDPGPRITAVRDPGEVQVFEITPDSSEPRGLRLDDLRSETSFVPHPGWSGHVERSAP from the coding sequence ATGATACGGGCGGGGCTGTCCCGGACGGAGCCCAGCTATCGGAGCCTGGCGGCCCCTTGGGGGCCCGGGAAGGCCTATCCGGAGATCGCCTCCCTCCTGGGTGAGGCCGGCGGCGCAGGGCCCTTCAACCACGTCTACGCGGCGGTTCGCAGCGTCCTCCTCGCCCTGGGCCTCGACGCCGGGCGCTTCGACTCACCGCAGTGGAATCCGCTCGGCGCGCTCGTCCACCGGGGCGGTCGCATCGTCCTCAAGCCCAACTTCATCCGGCACTGGAACCCGTGCGAGGAGGGCAGCATCGAGAGCGTCATCACCCACGGGTCGATCGTCCGCGCCGTCGCGGACTACGCGTTCCTCGCGGCCGGCGCCGAGGGCAGCGTGGTCGTCGCCGAGGCGCCGCAGCAGGACTGCGACTTCGATCGGATCCGTGCGGTCACCGGCCTCGACGCGATCGTCCGCTTCTACGAGGAGACGCTCCAGCGCGAGCTCGAGGTCATCGACCTGCGCCGCGAGGCCGTGGTCTTCCGCGACGGGGTCATCGTCGAGCGCCAACCGCTCCCGGGCGATCCGGCGGGCTACCGGGCCGTCGACCTCGGCGAGCGCAGCTTCTTCACCGGCTCGGGCCTCGATCCCATCCGCTTCCGCGGCGCGGACTACGATCCGGGCGTCACGGTCGACCACCACCGGGGCGGCCGCAACGCCTATCTCCTCTCCGAGACGGTGCTCTCCTCGGACCTGATCGTGAACCTGCCGAAGCTCAAGACGCACAAGAAGACGGGCGTCACCCTGGCGCTGAAGAACCTGGTCGGCATCAACGGCGACAAGAACTGGCTGCCCCACCATTCGCTGGGCGCCCCCGGCGAGGGCGGCGACGAGTACCCGGGCGGACGCTGGATCGACCGCGCGCGCAGCCGCGCCATCGAGCTCGCGCGGCCCCTGCTCCAGCGCGGGCAGGCGCTGCCCTGGTTCCGCGCCGCCCGGCGGCTCGAGAGCGCCACGCGCGGCGACGACTTCGTGCGCAGCGGCAACTGGTACGGTAACCGCACCACCTGGCGCATGTGCTGCGACCTCAACCGCTGCCTCTACTACAGCGACGCGCAGGGCCTCCACCTGGGCGCGCCCGCCCCCGTCCGCACGGTGCTCACCGTCATCGACGGGATCGTCGCCGGCCAGGGCGGTGGGCCTCTCGCCCCCCAGGACGTGCCGCTCGGCGCCGTCATCGCCGCCACGGACCCCGTGGCGGCGGACCTGGTCGCCGTCCGCCTGATGGGCTTCGACGAGCGCAAGCTGCCCAAGATCTGGGAGGCGATCCAGGATCCGGGACCGCGGATCACGGCCGTGCGCGATCCCGGCGAGGTCCAGGTCTTCGAGATCACCCCCGATAGCTCGGAGCCCCGCGGGCTCAGGCTCGACGACCTGCGCTCCGAGACGAGCTTCGTGCCGCACCCGGGGTGGAGCGGGCACGTGGAGCGGAGCGCGCCTTGA
- a CDS encoding O-antigen ligase family protein has product MTETSAETFEFAQHARHSTGDTEVTRSSPIVFAGGVVWLSLVLSGVLQYFSGVNLYYPFVAIFLPFFLLFCLPQMVRLITNVQFWMWMLTVIIPVFLYAFGRTGSMGAAQSLKQRTVYFSLVAGSAVILGMPDARRILRTGSLLVLAWAIPVCFVELLVPNLFSTAEGRSAGLYGNPNAASMAILICVLGAVDLRRQTTRSLLLVSLATAAVFTTFSRSGILFAGALWALHAFLPARAEGGLRGPQRLIVIAFLVITGIAAVAWLAQRVVLSDAAEMRLHSILAGDVSDGSSELRQDLAERGLAMLADEPLGRGVGYVDGMERLPHNTYLYIAIDYGLPGLAFYIVLLLAGFLRSAAAGLQRGANAILLALLLVYASIFTHYVAGTTFYSVAFAAVLTGALILPLDSRASTRSRTGSAPALAVPIPMR; this is encoded by the coding sequence TTGACTGAGACAAGCGCCGAGACCTTCGAGTTCGCGCAGCACGCCCGCCACTCCACCGGAGACACGGAGGTCACGCGCTCCTCGCCGATCGTCTTCGCCGGAGGCGTCGTCTGGCTCTCGCTCGTGCTCTCCGGTGTGCTCCAATACTTCAGTGGCGTCAACCTCTACTACCCCTTCGTTGCCATCTTCCTTCCCTTCTTCCTGCTCTTCTGCCTGCCCCAGATGGTCCGTCTGATCACGAACGTGCAGTTCTGGATGTGGATGCTCACCGTGATCATCCCCGTCTTCCTCTATGCCTTCGGCCGTACCGGCAGCATGGGAGCCGCCCAGAGTCTCAAGCAGCGCACGGTCTACTTCTCCCTCGTAGCCGGATCGGCCGTGATCCTCGGCATGCCCGACGCGCGGCGAATCCTTCGCACGGGAAGCCTCCTGGTGCTGGCCTGGGCCATCCCGGTCTGCTTCGTCGAGCTGCTGGTTCCCAACCTGTTCAGCACTGCCGAGGGCCGCTCCGCGGGCCTCTACGGGAACCCCAACGCCGCGAGCATGGCGATCCTGATCTGCGTTCTCGGTGCGGTGGACCTGCGGCGTCAGACCACACGATCACTCCTGCTCGTCTCGCTCGCGACTGCGGCCGTATTCACCACCTTCAGCCGGAGCGGAATCCTCTTCGCCGGCGCCCTCTGGGCTCTCCACGCCTTCCTTCCGGCCCGTGCGGAGGGCGGCCTGCGAGGCCCGCAGCGCCTGATCGTCATCGCCTTCCTGGTGATCACCGGCATCGCGGCGGTGGCCTGGCTCGCACAGCGGGTGGTGTTGAGCGATGCGGCAGAGATGCGCCTTCATTCGATCCTGGCGGGTGACGTATCGGACGGCTCGTCCGAGCTCCGCCAGGATCTCGCCGAGCGGGGTCTGGCGATGCTGGCGGACGAGCCTCTGGGGCGCGGCGTCGGCTACGTCGACGGAATGGAACGCCTTCCCCACAACACCTATCTCTACATCGCGATCGATTACGGGCTCCCCGGGCTGGCCTTCTACATCGTGCTGCTTCTCGCTGGCTTCCTTCGGAGTGCCGCGGCTGGGCTGCAGCGGGGAGCGAACGCGATCCTGCTCGCCCTTCTCCTGGTCTACGCAAGCATCTTCACGCACTACGTTGCCGGCACCACCTTCTACTCCGTCGCCTTCGCGGCCGTCCTCACAGGGGCCCTGATCCTGCCGCTCGATTCCAGGGCTTCGACCCGGAGTCGGACGGGCTCAGCACCTGCACTCGCCGTTCCCATCCCGATGAGATGA
- a CDS encoding glycosyltransferase, producing MTAAGEPRILVDLSLAPLGGAATYVAGFVEGLTSGAIPEKQGIVALLSSQWAACNAPAVRALGGSGVVVDAIDTPAPGSWRARLGRGRLLRQAIRRHGAQVAFVPRDAVPTLPIPFVMLSRNLYAWQAFSSSAAVGGPLSAYLLRSVTRRSAARAAAVLTVSRAMIEAMDPGVKVTAVVHHGSSLEAFPRSACDEAGAPVAVMIANVIANKGIETVIDAVALARAGGRPWELRVHGNRSDRDYAERLERHAGTALGGSVLKGPAFGAGLAEAYRSAHVLVVGGSFETFCFPLVEGMRSGCAVVAPECALVREICGEAAVTYAEGNPESLARALDAAWSDRNERSRLGVERSLAFTWARTAARTVELVREAGRARASQPPAP from the coding sequence GTGACCGCCGCAGGCGAGCCCCGGATCCTCGTCGACCTCTCGCTCGCCCCGCTGGGCGGCGCCGCGACCTATGTGGCCGGCTTCGTAGAGGGCCTCACGAGCGGCGCGATCCCGGAGAAGCAGGGGATCGTCGCCCTGCTCTCGTCGCAATGGGCGGCCTGCAACGCGCCGGCGGTGCGCGCGCTCGGCGGCTCCGGTGTCGTCGTCGACGCGATCGATACGCCCGCGCCCGGCTCGTGGCGGGCGCGGCTGGGCCGAGGCCGCCTCCTCCGGCAGGCGATCCGGCGGCACGGCGCGCAGGTGGCCTTCGTCCCGCGCGATGCGGTGCCGACCCTGCCGATCCCCTTCGTGATGCTCTCGCGCAACCTCTACGCCTGGCAGGCCTTCTCGTCGTCGGCGGCGGTGGGTGGCCCGCTGTCGGCGTACCTGCTGCGATCGGTCACGAGACGCAGTGCGGCGCGCGCCGCGGCCGTCCTCACCGTCTCCCGGGCGATGATCGAGGCGATGGATCCCGGCGTGAAGGTGACGGCGGTGGTGCACCACGGCTCCTCGCTCGAAGCGTTCCCGCGCTCCGCCTGCGATGAGGCCGGAGCACCCGTCGCCGTGATGATCGCCAACGTGATCGCGAACAAGGGGATCGAGACCGTCATCGACGCCGTGGCGCTCGCCCGCGCGGGCGGCCGGCCCTGGGAGCTGCGCGTCCACGGCAACCGGAGCGACCGCGACTATGCGGAACGCCTCGAGCGACACGCCGGGACGGCGCTCGGCGGCTCGGTCCTGAAGGGACCCGCGTTCGGCGCAGGGCTCGCCGAGGCCTACCGGAGCGCCCACGTCCTCGTCGTCGGCGGCTCCTTCGAGACCTTCTGCTTCCCGCTCGTCGAGGGGATGCGATCGGGGTGCGCCGTGGTCGCGCCCGAATGCGCCCTGGTCCGCGAGATCTGCGGCGAGGCCGCCGTGACCTACGCGGAGGGGAACCCGGAATCCCTGGCGCGCGCCCTCGACGCCGCCTGGTCGGACCGGAACGAGCGCAGCCGGCTCGGCGTCGAGCGTTCGCTTGCCTTCACCTGGGCGCGGACGGCGGCGCGGACCGTGGAGCTGGTCCGCGAGGCCGGCCGTGCGCGCGCTTCGCAGCCGCCGGCACCCTGA
- a CDS encoding bi-domain-containing oxidoreductase yields the protein MKQILQSARTGELELVEVPAPAVREGQILVRNHFSVVSPGTEKLALDFARKSLLAKARSRPDLVKQVVRKLQQEGPLPTYRAVMTRLEAPQPLGYSSAGVVLAAGPGVGGFAPGDRVACAGAGYANHAELIVVPENLAVRVPDGVALEQAAFATLGAIALQGIRVGQPTLGEVAAVVGLGLIGQLAVQLLRANGCRVLGLDLSPQRVEQALACGATWAMRPDEVSDAWRDQATGGHGVDLALVAAAAETSAPIQLAADLCRHKGKVVVVGAMPMELDRRTFYEKELELRMSTSYGPGRYDRRYEELGLDYPLPYVRWTENRNLGAFLDLVSAGAVRPDRLATEQVPFDDAPGVYAELAQGRRAALAVVFRYAEEPAVAQGLRLAPAAPASAPSALGVAFLGAGNYAKGVLLPALAGIPEARPQWLIAATGPSARATAEKFGFPACGTDPEEALGDPAVQIVFIATRHDSHASLAARALRAGKAVWLEKPPALAAEELAELERAVRETGGFLTVGYNRRFSAHAREMRKAFAQRQGPLAIHYVVAAGPTPEGTWITDPKQGGGRIVGEVCHFVDLCSFLAGSRPARVFARALGADPERDDSVAAQVTFADGSVAQIQYLASASSALPKERFEASADGRTVACENFRSTRFAGRRRPFRTLNQDKGQATALREVLQAAREGRPAPFAFEEIAAVSRTTFAFLESARSGQEVALD from the coding sequence TTGAAGCAGATCCTCCAGAGCGCCCGGACCGGTGAGCTCGAGCTCGTCGAGGTGCCGGCCCCGGCCGTCCGCGAGGGCCAGATCCTGGTCCGCAACCACTTCTCCGTGGTGTCGCCCGGCACCGAGAAGCTGGCGCTCGACTTCGCGCGCAAGTCGCTGCTCGCCAAGGCGCGCAGCCGCCCGGACCTCGTGAAGCAGGTGGTGCGCAAGCTCCAGCAGGAGGGGCCGCTGCCCACCTATCGCGCCGTGATGACCCGGCTCGAGGCGCCGCAGCCGCTCGGCTACTCGAGCGCAGGGGTCGTCCTCGCGGCCGGCCCGGGCGTCGGCGGCTTCGCACCCGGCGACCGGGTGGCCTGCGCCGGCGCCGGCTACGCGAACCACGCGGAGCTGATCGTGGTGCCCGAGAACCTCGCCGTCCGCGTGCCGGACGGGGTCGCGCTCGAGCAGGCCGCCTTCGCGACGCTCGGCGCGATCGCGCTCCAGGGCATCCGCGTGGGGCAGCCGACCCTCGGCGAGGTGGCGGCCGTGGTCGGCCTGGGACTCATCGGCCAGCTCGCCGTGCAGCTCCTGCGCGCCAACGGCTGCCGCGTGCTCGGGCTCGACCTCTCCCCGCAGCGCGTCGAGCAGGCGCTCGCCTGCGGCGCCACCTGGGCGATGCGTCCCGACGAGGTCTCCGACGCCTGGCGCGACCAGGCCACCGGCGGCCACGGCGTCGACCTCGCGCTGGTGGCCGCGGCGGCCGAGACCTCCGCACCGATCCAGCTCGCCGCCGACCTGTGCCGGCACAAGGGCAAGGTGGTGGTGGTGGGCGCCATGCCGATGGAGCTCGACCGCCGGACCTTCTACGAGAAGGAGCTGGAGCTCCGGATGAGCACCTCCTACGGGCCCGGCCGCTACGACCGGCGCTACGAGGAGCTCGGCCTCGACTACCCGCTCCCCTACGTGCGCTGGACCGAGAACCGCAACCTCGGCGCGTTCCTCGATCTCGTCTCGGCCGGTGCCGTGCGCCCCGATCGACTCGCGACCGAGCAGGTCCCCTTCGACGACGCTCCCGGCGTGTATGCGGAGCTCGCCCAGGGCCGGCGTGCAGCGCTGGCCGTCGTGTTCCGCTACGCGGAGGAGCCGGCCGTGGCGCAGGGCCTCCGCCTCGCGCCCGCGGCGCCGGCCTCGGCTCCGTCCGCGCTCGGCGTGGCGTTCCTGGGCGCCGGCAACTACGCGAAGGGCGTGCTGCTCCCGGCGCTCGCCGGGATCCCCGAGGCGCGCCCGCAGTGGCTGATCGCCGCGACGGGCCCCTCGGCGCGCGCCACCGCCGAGAAGTTCGGGTTCCCCGCCTGCGGCACCGACCCCGAGGAAGCCCTCGGCGACCCGGCCGTCCAGATCGTCTTCATCGCGACCCGTCACGACAGCCACGCCAGCCTGGCGGCGCGCGCCCTGCGCGCCGGCAAGGCCGTCTGGCTCGAGAAGCCGCCCGCCCTCGCCGCGGAGGAGCTGGCGGAGCTCGAGCGCGCGGTCCGCGAGACCGGCGGCTTCCTGACGGTCGGCTACAACCGCCGCTTCTCCGCGCACGCACGCGAGATGCGCAAGGCCTTCGCGCAGCGCCAGGGGCCGCTCGCCATCCACTACGTGGTGGCGGCGGGGCCGACGCCGGAGGGGACCTGGATCACCGACCCCAAGCAGGGCGGCGGGCGGATCGTGGGCGAGGTCTGCCACTTCGTCGATCTGTGCTCGTTCCTGGCCGGCTCGCGCCCCGCACGCGTCTTCGCCCGAGCGCTCGGCGCCGATCCCGAGCGCGACGACTCCGTCGCCGCGCAGGTCACCTTCGCCGACGGATCGGTCGCACAGATCCAGTACCTGGCGAGCGCCAGCAGCGCGCTCCCGAAGGAGCGCTTCGAGGCCTCCGCCGACGGGCGGACCGTCGCCTGCGAGAACTTCCGATCGACCCGATTCGCCGGCCGCCGGCGGCCCTTCCGCACGCTCAACCAGGACAAGGGACAGGCCACGGCGCTCCGCGAGGTGCTCCAGGCCGCGCGCGAGGGGCGGCCGGCACCGTTCGCCTTCGAGGAGATCGCGGCGGTCTCGCGGACCACCTTTGCGTTCCTCGAGTCGGCGCGCAGCGGGCAGGAGGTGGCCCTTGACTGA
- a CDS encoding acyltransferase family protein → MISYRADIDGLRAIAVLAVVLYHLGLGPLRGGFVGVDIFFVISGFLITGIIQREVGEGRFGYSDFYQRRIRRLFPALFLVLAATLLAGLFLLLPSDLVTLGRTTAATVFYGSNIDLWRHSGYFDGNAELNPLLHTWSLAVEEQFYIGLPILLLLVHRYARRRLGAIVVAVGLVSYALAIFAQSRRPSAVFFLAPFRAWELMAGAVLALGLVPILRQRWLRELLSVAGLGLLAYAILWIEPGPEFPGWIAALPVLGSAALLHAGTSGDTLVGRALSWRPMVYVGLISYSLYLWHWPLIVYAKYLNGLQPLGAWRWAILALAVGLSALSLRFVETPFRKRRLLREPRPLFRNAAIATAATAGIALVLAFGGGWRDRFGPEIVALDRERTPEIPFLACMGRLADPVLGESCVVGAGNEAGPPSVLIWGDSHALAWLPAFDALLREQGLRGLFAGQSACAPLLDVRNPSNPLCAGHNDQVRQLLLDDARLRLVVMVASWPSYSWEGGKYRIEDAEGRKGNPVVFPDALRRTLRFLEAENRVAWLIGPTPGAPSELPLRMAMARRAGDGQPAPIPTVRFEKRRQTFAQALAALPERLPLVFTDPSAWLCDAATCRYETAGLPLYRDRGHLNVRGAAYLRPFLEPAFLEAITRAGLASPLTSAADLP, encoded by the coding sequence ATGATCTCCTACCGCGCCGACATCGACGGACTGAGGGCGATCGCGGTCCTCGCTGTCGTGCTCTACCACCTCGGCCTGGGTCCGCTGCGCGGCGGCTTCGTGGGCGTGGACATCTTCTTCGTGATCTCCGGCTTCCTGATCACGGGGATCATCCAGCGCGAGGTCGGGGAAGGCCGCTTCGGGTACTCGGACTTCTACCAGCGGCGGATCCGCCGGCTCTTCCCGGCGCTCTTCCTCGTCCTCGCGGCAACGCTGCTCGCGGGGCTCTTCCTGCTCCTCCCGAGCGACCTCGTCACCCTCGGCCGCACCACGGCGGCGACGGTCTTCTACGGCTCGAACATCGACCTGTGGCGTCACAGCGGCTACTTCGACGGCAACGCGGAGCTGAATCCGTTGCTCCACACCTGGTCTCTCGCCGTGGAGGAGCAGTTCTACATCGGCCTCCCGATCCTGCTGCTGCTCGTCCATCGCTATGCGCGGCGGAGGCTGGGAGCGATCGTGGTCGCCGTCGGCCTCGTGTCCTACGCGCTCGCGATCTTCGCCCAGTCACGCCGCCCCTCGGCGGTCTTCTTCCTGGCTCCCTTCCGTGCCTGGGAGCTGATGGCCGGTGCCGTGCTCGCGCTCGGGCTCGTTCCGATCCTGCGCCAGCGCTGGCTGCGGGAGCTGCTTTCGGTGGCGGGTTTGGGGCTGCTCGCGTACGCGATCCTGTGGATCGAGCCCGGGCCGGAGTTTCCCGGTTGGATCGCGGCGCTTCCGGTGCTGGGCTCTGCCGCCCTGCTCCACGCGGGCACCTCCGGCGACACGCTGGTCGGCAGGGCGCTGTCCTGGCGGCCGATGGTCTACGTCGGGCTGATCTCGTACTCGCTGTATCTCTGGCACTGGCCCCTCATCGTCTACGCGAAGTACCTGAACGGGCTCCAGCCACTCGGCGCCTGGCGGTGGGCGATCCTCGCGCTCGCGGTCGGGTTGTCGGCGCTCTCGCTCCGCTTCGTGGAGACGCCCTTCCGGAAACGCCGGCTCTTGCGCGAGCCGCGGCCGCTCTTCCGGAACGCCGCGATCGCCACCGCCGCGACGGCCGGGATCGCCCTCGTCCTGGCCTTCGGCGGCGGATGGAGGGACCGCTTCGGGCCGGAGATCGTCGCACTCGATCGGGAGCGCACACCCGAGATCCCGTTCCTCGCTTGCATGGGCCGGCTCGCCGACCCGGTGCTCGGCGAGTCGTGCGTCGTGGGCGCGGGCAACGAGGCAGGTCCTCCCTCCGTCCTGATCTGGGGAGACAGTCATGCGCTGGCCTGGCTCCCCGCTTTCGACGCCTTGCTGCGCGAGCAAGGCCTCCGCGGCCTCTTCGCCGGACAATCCGCGTGCGCGCCGCTCCTCGACGTCCGCAACCCGTCGAACCCGCTCTGTGCCGGACACAACGACCAGGTCCGCCAGCTCCTGCTCGACGACGCCCGCCTCCGGCTCGTGGTGATGGTCGCCTCCTGGCCGAGCTACTCCTGGGAAGGCGGCAAGTATCGGATCGAGGACGCGGAGGGAAGGAAGGGCAACCCGGTCGTCTTCCCGGATGCCCTGCGCAGGACGCTCCGCTTCCTCGAGGCGGAGAATCGGGTTGCCTGGCTGATCGGTCCGACGCCTGGTGCGCCGTCGGAGCTGCCGCTGCGCATGGCCATGGCACGCCGCGCCGGCGATGGCCAGCCGGCGCCGATCCCGACCGTGCGCTTCGAAAAGCGGCGCCAGACCTTCGCGCAGGCCCTCGCAGCCCTTCCCGAGAGGCTGCCGCTCGTCTTCACCGACCCGAGCGCCTGGCTCTGCGACGCGGCCACCTGCCGCTACGAAACCGCCGGACTGCCGCTGTATCGAGACAGAGGGCATCTCAACGTGCGCGGTGCGGCCTATCTGCGGCCCTTCCTCGAGCCGGCCTTCCTGGAGGCCATCACGCGGGCGGGACTCGCTTCGCCGCTAACGAGTGCCGCTGACCTTCCCTGA